The genomic stretch CGATATTGCATCCATCGTGGTAAACAGCGTAATTGAAGCGGCAGAGGCAGAAGGATTTGCTCTGCGTGACCGCGATGTTGTTGCGGTAACCGAATCTGTGGTAGCTCGTTCTCAGGGGAACTATGCTTCCGTTGATGCCATTGCAAAAGACGTGAAAAATAAATTAGGCGGCGAAACCATCGGGGTAATTTTCCCCATCTTAAGTCGTAACCGTTTTGCAATCTGCTTAAAAGGAATTGCAATGGGTGCAAAAAAAGTTGTATTGATGTTAAACTACCCCAGCGATGAAGTTGGTAACGCTTTGGTTTCCTTAGACCAGCTGGATGAAGCGGGCATCAATCCCTATACCGACGTGTTAAGCGAAGCAAAATACAGAGAACTCTTTGGTGAAAACCTGCATCCCTTTACCGGTGTGGATTACGTGAAATACTACGGTGACTTAATCCGTTCCGTTGGTGCAGAAGCTGAAATTGTTTTGGCAAATGACCCCAGAGCCATCTTACAATATGCAGATTGCGTGTTAAACTGCGATATTCACAGCCGTGCACGTACCAAACGTATCTTAAAAGCAGCAGGTGCAAAATGCGTGGTTGGTCTGGATGAAATCTTAACCGAAAGTGTGGATGGCAGCGGTTACAATGAAAACTACGGTCTGCTTGGCTCCAACAAATCCACCGAAGATACCATCAAATTATTCCCCCATACCTGCTTTGATATGGTGGAAGGTATGCAGAAACAGTTCAAAGAACGTACCGGTAAAAACATTGAAGTAATGGTATATGGTGACGGTGCATTCAAAGACCCTGTTGGTCACATCTGGGAACTGGCTGACCCGGTTGTTTCTCCTGCATACACCAAAGGGTTGGAAGGCACTCCCAACGAACTGAAATTAAAATATTTAGCAGATAACGATTTTGCAGATTTAAAAGGTGATGAGCTGAAAAAAGCCATCGAAAATGCAATCCG from Oscillospiraceae bacterium encodes the following:
- a CDS encoding F420-0--gamma-glutamyl ligase — protein: MERKVGTVSRGIRCPIIREGDDIASIVVNSVIEAAEAEGFALRDRDVVAVTESVVARSQGNYASVDAIAKDVKNKLGGETIGVIFPILSRNRFAICLKGIAMGAKKVVLMLNYPSDEVGNALVSLDQLDEAGINPYTDVLSEAKYRELFGENLHPFTGVDYVKYYGDLIRSVGAEAEIVLANDPRAILQYADCVLNCDIHSRARTKRILKAAGAKCVVGLDEILTESVDGSGYNENYGLLGSNKSTEDTIKLFPHTCFDMVEGMQKQFKERTGKNIEVMVYGDGAFKDPVGHIWELADPVVSPAYTKGLEGTPNELKLKYLADNDFADLKGDELKKAIENAIRQKDSDLVGNMASQGTTPRRLTDLIGSLCDLTSGSGDKGTPVILVQGYFDNLTD